The genome window TAAGTTTAGATTTAATTAACTCACTTCCGGTAATTTCTTGGGTCATATTGTTTAGCCTATCGTCATTGCGAGAAGGCGTTGTTGCGTGGACCAGTTTTTTCCGTCATTGCGAGGAAATTGCATAGCAATTGACGAAGCAATCTCAGGATATTTGACGAGATTGCCACGCTCCTTTCAGTCGCTCGCAATGACGATTTGGTGTCCATGCAACAATACCGGCTCACAATAACGTTTTTCCTAATTCTCACCCTTATTATACGGATTGTCATTTGCTACTTTAACATCCACTATTTTTCGTGTATTGTCATCAAAGAAAAAGGTTATTTTAAACTCATCTCCTGCGTTTAAATCTACTTTCGGGTCATAAAGCATAACATGCATGCCACCGGGCTTAAAATCAACATTAATATTACCGGCAATTGAAAATGGATAATCGACTTTTACCATTTTACTAACTCCTTGATCATTAATTGTTTGATGAATTTCTATTCCGCTTATCTTATCTGAAGATATATTCACTAAATTATAACTCTTACTTCTACTATTTATTAATGTAAAATACATAGCAGAATTGCTAACTTTACCTTGCACATTTGTTGTAGGTCTTGCCCAAGGCTGTGCAAAGTTAACGGCTGCCTCTGCAGGTAATATATCATTGGGCTGATCAGAAGAAGAATTTGTAGAATTAGGATTTTGAGCTGTTTGGTTATCAGCATAGCTTACTGCACAAATTAAAGTTATAAAACCGACTAATAAAGTTTTTAACATAATAATACCTTTGCTAAATTAAAATTGAATATACATCTAATAAATGAAGAGTTGGTAGACGAAGTTTAATTTGGAAAAGAGCAAGGCATCTTGAAGCTGATAACCGCAGCGTACATACTAGTACGTGAGGATTATCAGCAAAAGATAACGTAGCCAATTTTTCAAATTAAACGAGCATACTAGCATAAGTTATTTTTTTTGCAAAATATTCTTACGCACCTCTTCAGGAAATTTTTCTATTGCATAACGAACTGCGGTTCTTGGCATTTGTGATATATAACGATCCAAAAAATCTATTAACTGTTTTTCATCTTTTTTTCCTGCTTCACGTAGCATCCAACCTATTGCTTTATGCATTAAATCATGTTTATCGTTTAAGAGTAATTTTGCTATTTCAAAAGTTGTATCTAATTGATTATTTTTGATAAAATACCAAGTAGCAACCATAGCTATTCGTCTTTCCCAAAGAATTTCCGATTTTGTTAATGTAAAAAGATAATCCTTTTCTTTATCCAATAAATAAGCTCCTACAACGTGATGAGCTGATGCGTCCACTAAATTCCAATTATTTACGTATTTTATATTGTTTAAATAAAAATTATAAAAAAACTCTTTATCTTGTGCTTTCTGATATTGCATAATCAAAATAGCTAACGCTAAAAATCTTTCTTCATTAAATTCTGAAGTAATAAGTCTGCTTAAATCCCCCACATCTAAATTATAATAACTTTTAGCTATTTTACGTAAAGTCGGCACAGTAACACCAATAAATTTATCATGCTCGCCATACTCTCCTTCATTAGTTTTAAAGAACATCGTCCTACGTTCTAAAGAAATAGTAGAATTCTCAAGTAAAATATTTCTAATTTGTTGTAAATTTTCTTTCATGTTCAATAAGCCATTTTTTACGATGTAATCCTCCGCCATATCCTCCAAGTTCGCCATTGCTATTAATAACACGATGGCAAGGAACAATTATTGCTAACTGATTCATACCGTTAGCATTTGCAACAGCTCTATAAGAAGTAGGTTTGCCCAAAGCTTTAGCCTGATTTAAATAACTTCGTGTTTTGCCGTAAGGTATATTAATTAATTCTTGCCATACTAATTTTTGAAATTCGCTTCCTAAAAGATATATAGGAGTATTAAATTTTTGCAAAGTACCGTTAAAGTACAATTTAAGCTCCTCTTCAATCATTAAAATCGGTTTAGTACTTCCAGGAATAATAGCAGATTTCGTCTTAATTCTTAGCCTTTCAATTTCCAACTCTAAACCTCTTCTATCAACAAATTCTAATAAGTAAAGTAGCTTTTCATCACTAATTGCAATCATAGCCCCAAGTGTAGTATCTAACCAAGCCGCTTTTAAAATATTTAAATGCCGGTTAAATTTTGTCGGCGGTCCGCCCATTATTTTAGAGAAAGCATCTCGAAAACCGCTACTTGACTCATAACCCATATCAATTTGTGTATTAATTACCGATTCACCCATGCGAATTTGCTTCATCGCAATACCCATACGCCTTGCTCTTGCATATTCTACAAACGTTATCCCAAAACGTTTTTTGAATTGGCAACGTGCTGTAGAAGCATCTACTGATAGCTCATCAAAATCACTATCTTTCCACCTCTTAGCAGGCTCAAGCTCAACAGCGTCAACAAGAGTACGAACTAAATCTGAAGCTTCATAAGGATGAGAAAGAGGCTTACAACGCTGACAAGGTCTATATGAAGCATGTAAAGCTTCTTTAGCAGTTTTATAAAATTCACAATTTTCAAATTTAGGCTTTCGTGCAGGGCAAGTCGGTCTACAAAATACTCCTGTGGTTTTAACCGCTACAAAAAAGATATTTTCATATCTGTCATCTTTATTAATTAATGCCTGATAATATTCTTGCCTTTGAATCTCATTAATTTGAAGCTCATTAAACATATTTAATTTATCCTATAATATAAATTTATAATTATATTATACGAACTTCTTAAAACCTCTGTAACCGAAATTCAGGCATTGATTTTTTAATCTTGTCTCTCATGTTCAATAAGCCATTTTTTACGATCTAGCCCTGAGCCGTAGCCGCCAAGCTCGCCATTATTATTGATGATGCGATGACATGGAATAATTATAGCAAATTTATTTGCTCCGTTAGCATTTGCAACGGCTCTATATGCTCTCTCTCTACCTATTAATTTAGCTTGAGTAAAGTAACTTCTTGTTTCACCGTAAGGTACATTCATTAGCTCTTGCCATACTAATTTTTGAAATTCGCTTCCTAAAAGATATATAGGAGTATTAAATTTTTGCAAAGTACCATTAAAGTACAATTTTAACTCCTCTTCAATTGATAGCATCGGTTTAGTGCGAGCTTCAGTAATAGCTGATTTTGTTTTAGCTTTAAGTCTTTTAATTTTATGCTCTAACCCTTTACTTTCAGCAAAATCGAGCAAATAAAGCCTTTCTTCATCACTAACTGCCAGCATTGAACCAAGAGGCGTATCGAGAGCCAGGCAGATTTTAAACTCATTTGTTAACCTAAATATGATTTCTTAGTATTATATAGTAAAAGAAGTTGAATTATATACAATTTATACATTATCTTTTGATTTTTTTATTTAACAATTTTAATATTTAAGTACAACAATTTATAGGTAATTATTATGAAAAAAGCTCATGTTTTTAAATATTCTCAAGTAATTAAAACGGATAGAATAGCAACTATAACTCAATTTAGCCAACACTCTTCTATAGAACCACAAAATGCTGGAACTATAGCTATAAATGAAGAAAAAGACGGCGGGGTAATAGACCAGTATAAAACCGGTAAAATCACTACCGAAGAATTTCGTATAGAAATGAATGAATTAATTGAAGAAACAGGCGGTAAACCTATTACAAATCTTGAAACATTTGATAAATGCTGGAATGCTATGTGCATAGTAGAACCTGAAAAACTAGCAGAGTTATATAATTTACAACAGACGCATAAATTTCATATCCATATTGTAGGCGGTACAAACGAATTACAGCATAATTATATTCAGCAAGAAATACAAAAAGCCTCGATTAAACCTGATATTTCTTATACACTTTCATATGAACTCGGTACATTAGATAAGAAAAAATTAGAACATTATTGAAGAATATATTCAAAAGGAAGAAAAGAAAGAAAATAAGGAAAGAAAAAAACAAGAAAATGAGGTAAAAGCAAAAAAAAGTGCAGAAGAGCAAGTGCAACGTACGAGAGAACTCAGAGAATTAATAGTAAAACTCGGAGCACCGCCACCACCACCGATAAATGCAGAAATACCACTGAAAATAAAAAAAATAAAAGATCTCGAATTAAAAATAATAGAAAACAAAACAAATAATGGCACGAAAGAAGAAAGAAAAAGGCTGAAAGAAGAACTAGAAAAATCAAGGGCAGAGCTAGAAGCACTGAAAAAAGAACAAGAAGAAGAAAGAATTCGTGTACTTAAAGAAAAATTAAAGGAAAAAGAAGAAGCAGAAGCGGAAAGAGTAGGACTTGCAGATGAAGCAGCAGCGGCAGAAGCAGAAAGACTAGCAGATGAAGAAGCAGCAAGATTAGAAGCAGAAAGACTAGCAGCTGAAGAAGCAGATAGAGCAAGACTGGCACGTGAAGCTGAAGAAGCAGAAAGACAAAGGCTAGCTGATGAAGCTGCAGAGAGACAAAGACTAGAAGCTGAAAGACAAAGACTTGCAAATGAAGCAGCAGCGGAAAGACAAAGACTTGCTGATGTAAGACTTGCAAATGAAGCTGCTGAAGCTGAAATTGCTGAAACTATAACCATGCAAACGGCAATAAAAGAAGATAAAGAGATGTTAAGTGCGGTGCATGATTTAAGTATTGTTCATAACATTCAACATATTAATAGTGATGTGATGTTTACTAGAATGAAGAATATTGCTGTGGTTGCTGCCGGTGATGAAGACGAAAAAGTTTTAGATAAAGGTGCTTGGGTATCAGCTATTTACGGTGTTAACAAGCAAGGTTCGCAAAAAGGATTGACCGGTTATAGAGGTCATGCTTCCGGCGGTACTATCGGTTTTGATATCGGGTTTGATAATTTTAAAGATTTAGTCGGTATTGCTTATACTAAATTAGATTCAAAGTTTAAATCTAGCGGTAGTAAATTACATACTAATATTGATAGCCATATCGTAGCTTTATACGGTCAGAAAGAGTTGCCGAAAAACTTTACGATTCAAGGTATGTTTTCTTACAACCATAATATCATAAAGAGTAAAGTTAACCGTTTGGGTACTATTGCAAGCGGTAAGTATAAGAATGATAGCTATAATTTTGAAAGTTTATTAATTACAAAGCAAGCAATAATATAACGTTAACGCCAAATCTAGGTATAAGATACGGTCATATTAAAGACGGTACTTATCAAGAGAATGGAGTAGGTATCCAGCATTTAAGTGTTGCTTCTAAAAAGCAGCATGTGTGGGCTGGTATTGTGGGCGGTAGTATCGCTTTAGCTCCGCAGAGAGTAATTAGCGATATAAGCGTTACGCCTAGCTTACAAGGTTCTGTAGAGAATTACTTTAATAGTAAGAGTAAAAAACTTAATACTAAAGTAAAATGGAAAGACAAAGAAGTTAACGAAACCGTTATGTTACCAAAACAACCTAAGATCGGTTACAATATCGGTGCTAGCGTTTTAACGGAGAAAAATAATGTAAGCGTAACACTTGAGTATAACTGCCACTTACAGAAGAAATACCAAAGCCATCAAGGTTTTGTTAAGTTGAAAGTTAAGTTGTAATTTGAATGTACTGTTGCAAATAATTAAAATAAGTAGATTATGTGGAATTGTGGGTAACTTAAAAAGTTATCCATCAAATCCACATGTAAAAACTTCCGCAAATGCAGAGAAAGACTACCATAAGAAGAGGCTAAGAGAGCTTCACGCTGAAAGCACTAAAATTGAAACTCGTATCGGTGGCTAATGGACTTATTTCTTGATGGTGAATTAAGCAAAGAAGACCACGAAGCAAAACGATTAGAATTAATACAAAAATGAGAAAATACCTTTAAGGAAATCGAAGCCCATAATAAAGCTGACGATAGTTTCGCAAATATGCTAATTTCCTTAGTGGAACTGGCTTCTAACGCTTATTAAGCGTTTACTGGTTCGACAATTGCCGAAAAAAGGCGATTAGTGAATTTAGTATTGGCAAGCCGTATATTAAAACCTGAAAAGCTTGACTTTAAGCTGCGTCCACCGTTTGACACCTTTATAGAAATACCGAAAAATGATGAATGGTGGAGATGAAGGGAATCGAACCCTTGACCCTCTGCGTGCAAAGCAGATGCTCTACCCCTGAGCTACATCCCCGATTTTATAGAAGATATATTATTTATAAGTAATTAAGATAAGCTTTTAACTAATCCCCAAGGCAGTGGCTGACCGTTACTTCCTACGACTAAATCTCCAGAAGATTCATATTCAGCAGCTAGAAAAGAATTTTGAGCAGCAATAAGCTTTACCGGTTTGATTTTCTGACCGTTATGAAAATATTCTTTAGCCTGTTCCCTAGAAGTTGGGTTATTTTTGGAAGCGGTTTTTGCTTTAGCTTTAGACATACACTATTAACTTTTTCTTAAACTTGTGAAGAATATAAAACTTTTTCCTAAACTTGTCAATAACTACCGTCTAGTAATATCTCAGAAAATGATTATTCTTCCGTTATTATTCACTTTCACCGGCTAATGCTACTTTAAATTCTGCTATTTCTGATACCGTTTTTCCGTCATATATACTAAACCCTACTCCTCTAAATTCTACTTTTGCATTAATATCAGCACCATATGATAATAACAGTTTATATATTTCATCATCCGTAATATTTTTAGAAGTATATCGAACGTTTTTAGCAACCGCATGTAAAGGTGTTTCTCCGGATTTTCTTTGATCAACCGCAGCTCCTTTCTCAAGTAATAGTTTTGCTACATTCAAGTACTTACTGCTTACAGCTTCATATAAAGG of Rickettsia tillamookensis contains these proteins:
- a CDS encoding methylated-DNA--[protein]-cysteine S-methyltransferase, which produces MGGPPTKFNRHLNILKAAWLDTTLGAMIAISDEKLLYLLEFVDRRGLELEIERLRIKTKSAIIPGSTKPILMIEEELKLYFNGTLQKFNTPIYLLGSEFQKLVWQELINIPYGKTRSYLNQAKALGKPTSYRAVANANGMNQLAIIVPCHRVINSNGELGGYGGGLHRKKWLIEHERKFTTN
- a CDS encoding autotransporter outer membrane beta-barrel domain-containing protein, with protein sequence MQRTRELRELIVKLGAPPPPPINAEIPLKIKKIKDLELKIIENKTNNGTKEERKRLKEELEKSRAELEALKKEQEEERIRVLKEKLKEKEEAEAERVGLADEAAAAEAERLADEEAARLEAERLAAEEADRARLAREAEEAERQRLADEAAERQRLEAERQRLANEAAAERQRLADVRLANEAAEAEIAETITMQTAIKEDKEMLSAVHDLSIVHNIQHINSDVMFTRMKNIAVVAAGDEDEKVLDKGAWVSAIYGVNKQGSQKGLTGYRGHASGGTIGFDIGFDNFKDLVGIAYTKLDSKFKSSGSKLHTNIDSHIVALYGQKELPKNFTIQGMFSYNHNIIKSKVNRLGTIASGKYKNDSYNFESLLITKQAII
- a CDS encoding DNA alkylation repair protein; this translates as MKENLQQIRNILLENSTISLERRTMFFKTNEGEYGEHDKFIGVTVPTLRKIAKSYYNLDVGDLSRLITSEFNEERFLALAILIMQYQKAQDKEFFYNFYLNNIKYVNNWNLVDASAHHVVGAYLLDKEKDYLFTLTKSEILWERRIAMVATWYFIKNNQLDTTFEIAKLLLNDKHDLMHKAIGWMLREAGKKDEKQLIDFLDRYISQMPRTAVRYAIEKFPEEVRKNILQKK
- a CDS encoding copper chaperone PCu(A)C, which produces MLKTLLVGFITLICAVSYADNQTAQNPNSTNSSSDQPNDILPAEAAVNFAQPWARPTTNVQGKVSNSAMYFTLINSRSKSYNLVNISSDKISGIEIHQTINDQGVSKMVKVDYPFSIAGNINVDFKPGGMHVMLYDPKVDLNAGDEFKITFFFDDNTRKIVDVKVANDNPYNKGEN